From Nitrosopumilus sp., a single genomic window includes:
- a CDS encoding aldo/keto reductase: MSEKIKDDNLHPSIEKIILAEDLEISRILNGMWQVAGGHGQIDHELAVKDMELYQKRGYTTWDLADIYGPAELLIGKFREKMGNEGKFQALTKFVPNPGPMNKNIVTHYIDQSLKKMDTDCIDLLQFHWWDYNDTNYIDILHHLSKLQNEHKIKHLGLTNFDTERVRIIIDNGFRIVSNQVQYSILDQRPQKLMIPFFAKHGIKILTYGTLLGGFFSEKYLGTDEPNRGELTTSSLQKYKNMIDIWGGWKLFQELLYVLDNIAKKYQCSIANIATRFILDKPQVAGTIIGTRLGITNHIEDNAKVFEVKLDSDDISLIDEITARSNDLFNAIGDCGDEYR; encoded by the coding sequence TTGTCTGAAAAAATAAAAGATGATAATTTACATCCATCAATAGAAAAGATTATTCTTGCGGAAGACTTGGAGATTTCCAGAATTTTAAACGGAATGTGGCAGGTTGCAGGAGGCCATGGTCAAATTGATCATGAATTAGCAGTTAAGGATATGGAACTATATCAAAAACGTGGATATACAACATGGGATCTTGCAGACATTTACGGTCCGGCAGAATTACTAATAGGTAAATTTAGGGAAAAGATGGGTAATGAGGGAAAATTTCAAGCATTAACCAAATTTGTTCCTAATCCAGGTCCAATGAATAAAAATATTGTTACTCACTACATAGACCAATCACTGAAAAAAATGGATACAGATTGTATCGATTTACTACAATTTCATTGGTGGGATTACAATGATACAAACTATATCGACATATTACATCATTTATCAAAATTACAAAATGAGCATAAAATTAAACATCTTGGACTAACGAACTTTGATACTGAACGGGTTAGAATAATTATTGATAATGGTTTTAGAATTGTATCAAACCAGGTTCAATACTCTATTTTAGATCAAAGACCACAAAAATTAATGATACCATTTTTTGCAAAACATGGAATAAAGATTCTAACGTATGGTACATTACTGGGTGGATTTTTCTCAGAGAAATATCTAGGAACAGATGAACCAAATAGAGGAGAATTAACTACATCTAGTCTACAAAAATACAAAAACATGATAGATATTTGGGGCGGATGGAAATTATTCCAAGAATTATTGTATGTCTTAGATAATATTGCAAAAAAATATCAATGCAGTATTGCAAATATTGCAACTAGATTTATTTTAGATAAACCACAGGTTGCAGGTACTATCATCGGAACAAGACTAGGAATTACAAATCACATTGAAGATAACGCTAAAGTCTTTGAGGTAAAGTTAGACTCGGATGATATTTCGTTAATAGATGAAATTACTGCAAGATCCAATGATTTGTTTAATGCTATTGGAGATTGTGGTGATGAATACAGGTAA
- a CDS encoding PQQ-dependent sugar dehydrogenase: MRKIYFIILLYIFPVAYAQDYPEYGVSVETVAENLVIPWSIDWISDKIILFTERNGNLRIIEEGKLLEKPLLSIDVGGVEGGLLGMAVDPNYVENKYIYLYYTNSNFLSTTNKLVRYQLLDEQVIEDKILLDGIPGGPFHDGGRIKFGPDWKLYITTGDAGNPGLAQDPNSLGGKILRINSDGTIPRDNPWKNSPVYSLGHRNPQGIDWDSAGNLVATEHGPSGWRGVAHDEVNMITPGANYGWPDIIGDETAEGLQNPILHSGDDTWAPSGAKFYYEDKIPQWTGKYFVATLRGNHLHMINFDLENKTVVSHEKLFQGEFGRLRDVATGPDGFLYILTSNQDGRGSPDVTDDRILRIVPSYNEIDNFENCVSAGNPITESYPRQCRTQDGKNFVEQTSKIPDWVRKNVKWWSLTQISDDEFALGLEYLIKHRIITMPNGILSEEDFEQNLPSWLRKNAELWSQKLLSDDEFVKNIQWMINNGFIKI; the protein is encoded by the coding sequence ATGAGGAAAATATATTTTATCATTTTATTGTATATTTTTCCAGTAGCATATGCACAAGATTATCCAGAGTATGGAGTAAGTGTAGAAACGGTAGCTGAGAATCTAGTCATTCCATGGAGTATTGATTGGATTTCAGATAAAATAATACTGTTTACTGAAAGAAACGGTAATCTCAGAATTATAGAAGAAGGGAAGTTACTTGAAAAGCCATTGTTGTCAATTGATGTTGGAGGAGTAGAAGGAGGATTATTAGGTATGGCTGTAGATCCAAATTATGTTGAAAACAAGTACATTTATCTGTATTATACCAATAGTAACTTTTTATCAACTACAAACAAATTAGTTCGTTACCAACTATTAGATGAACAAGTAATTGAAGATAAGATATTACTTGACGGTATTCCAGGAGGACCTTTCCATGATGGTGGGAGAATAAAATTTGGGCCAGATTGGAAACTTTACATTACAACAGGTGACGCGGGAAACCCAGGATTAGCACAAGATCCTAATTCATTGGGAGGAAAGATTCTAAGAATTAATTCTGATGGAACAATACCAAGAGACAATCCATGGAAAAACTCTCCGGTATATTCACTAGGACATAGAAATCCACAAGGTATAGACTGGGATAGTGCAGGAAATCTTGTTGCAACTGAACATGGTCCGTCTGGTTGGAGAGGGGTAGCTCATGATGAAGTTAACATGATTACTCCCGGCGCAAATTATGGTTGGCCTGATATCATTGGTGATGAAACTGCAGAAGGATTGCAAAACCCAATTCTTCACTCGGGTGATGATACTTGGGCACCATCAGGAGCTAAATTTTATTATGAAGATAAAATTCCACAATGGACTGGTAAATATTTTGTTGCAACATTGAGGGGAAATCACTTGCACATGATAAATTTTGATTTAGAAAATAAGACAGTGGTTTCACATGAGAAATTATTTCAAGGTGAATTTGGACGGCTTCGAGACGTTGCAACAGGACCAGATGGATTTCTATATATTCTTACTAGTAATCAAGACGGACGTGGCTCGCCAGATGTAACAGATGATAGAATTCTTCGAATTGTTCCATCATATAACGAAATAGACAATTTTGAGAATTGTGTATCTGCTGGAAATCCAATTACAGAATCATACCCAAGACAATGCAGAACTCAAGATGGTAAAAATTTTGTAGAACAAACCTCAAAGATTCCAGATTGGGTAAGAAAAAATGTAAAGTGGTGGTCTCTAACACAAATCTCAGATGACGAGTTTGCATTAGGTCTAGAATACCTCATAAAACATAGAATCATCACCATGCCAAACGGTATATTATCAGAAGAAGATTTTGAGCAAAATTTACCATCATGGTTACGAAAAAATGCTGAATTATGGAGTCAGAAATTATTATCAGACGACGAGTTTGTAAAAAATATTCAATGGATGATTAATAACGGATTTATCAAAATTTAA
- a CDS encoding ferredoxin family protein, which translates to MPIAENFPEGLKPIGKINLSDGNFHIMWGPGKKTNTDGSPAEASLDADVVAAYTARGEEQVPLGVSGTMVAVDWDSCVADGACIEACPVQVFQWYRTEKDIPAKDVVGQTFQGTGKDVKDERKDLTDKADPIREHDCIWCMACVSVCPPQAIKVDQSNVEKHESAAKSL; encoded by the coding sequence ATGCCAATAGCAGAAAATTTTCCTGAAGGTCTAAAACCAATTGGAAAAATTAACCTAAGTGATGGAAATTTCCATATTATGTGGGGTCCAGGTAAAAAGACAAACACCGATGGATCACCAGCTGAAGCGTCTTTAGATGCAGATGTTGTAGCAGCATATACTGCAAGAGGAGAAGAACAAGTTCCTCTTGGTGTAAGTGGTACAATGGTTGCAGTCGATTGGGACTCATGTGTTGCAGATGGTGCCTGTATTGAGGCATGTCCTGTACAAGTATTCCAATGGTACAGAACTGAAAAAGATATTCCAGCAAAAGATGTTGTTGGTCAAACTTTTCAAGGAACTGGTAAGGATGTAAAAGATGAACGTAAAGATCTAACTGACAAGGCCGATCCAATCCGAGAACATGATTGTATTTGGTGTATGGCATGTGTATCAGTTTGTCCTCCTCAAGCAATCAAAGTTGATCAATCAAACGTTGAGAAACACGAAAGCGCAGCAAAATCTTTGTAA
- the hisS gene encoding histidine--tRNA ligase: MELPRGMKDFDGQENTNIEHIRYHFKQLSNLYGFSFMDPSPIELLSTLETKSGPGIRDEIYYFKDKGNREVALRFDFTMGLTRYVASQKSMKLPAKISAFGGVFRYDEPQKGRYRYFHQWDIEIYGKLSLESESEIIEITSRLFDSLLLKDIIIDINHRNLVESYINKVFNSKDPILVSDILRVIDKITKKSKDEILKEFRSKGYESEKLEKILEFSQIKGSIKEVEKLFDTSQLQSWDELKQVIDSLENRGVSNVRINFGIVRGLDYYSGIVFEVFDKNSTLGALAGGGRYDTLTKAFNREDIGATGVAGGVERIILTMQEQNIIPEISQKRVAVLYINEDMQKVAHSIASLLRLNNISTDIDLAGRTMKKQMEIANNARFSIIVGPQELEQGNVVLKDMVNGTEGTISIEKLTEDPKSILNLETL, encoded by the coding sequence ATGGAACTTCCTCGTGGAATGAAAGATTTTGATGGTCAAGAAAATACAAACATTGAACATATTAGGTATCACTTTAAACAATTATCCAATTTGTATGGGTTCTCATTTATGGATCCATCTCCAATCGAATTACTTTCAACTCTAGAGACTAAATCAGGTCCAGGAATTAGAGATGAAATTTACTATTTCAAAGATAAAGGAAACCGAGAAGTTGCACTGCGATTTGACTTTACAATGGGATTGACAAGATATGTGGCATCCCAAAAATCAATGAAACTTCCAGCAAAAATATCCGCATTTGGTGGAGTATTCAGATATGATGAACCACAAAAAGGGAGATACCGATATTTCCACCAGTGGGATATTGAGATATATGGTAAACTTAGTCTTGAATCAGAATCTGAAATAATAGAAATAACATCTCGTCTTTTTGATTCTCTTTTACTCAAAGATATAATAATTGACATTAATCACAGAAATCTTGTAGAGTCATACATTAACAAAGTTTTCAACTCTAAAGATCCAATTCTAGTGTCTGATATTTTACGAGTCATAGATAAGATTACAAAAAAATCCAAAGATGAAATTTTGAAAGAATTCCGATCAAAGGGATATGAATCAGAAAAATTAGAAAAGATTTTAGAGTTTTCACAAATCAAAGGTTCAATTAAAGAAGTTGAAAAATTATTTGATACTTCACAACTACAATCATGGGATGAGTTAAAACAAGTAATTGATTCACTGGAAAACAGAGGCGTCTCAAATGTTAGGATTAATTTTGGTATTGTACGCGGACTTGATTATTACTCTGGCATAGTTTTTGAGGTATTTGATAAAAACTCCACTTTGGGTGCTTTGGCAGGTGGAGGAAGATATGACACACTAACAAAAGCTTTCAACAGAGAAGATATTGGAGCCACTGGAGTTGCAGGAGGAGTGGAGAGAATTATCCTTACAATGCAAGAACAAAACATAATTCCTGAAATATCACAAAAACGGGTTGCAGTATTATACATTAATGAGGATATGCAAAAAGTAGCACATTCAATTGCATCTTTGCTAAGGCTAAACAACATCTCAACTGATATTGACTTGGCTGGACGTACCATGAAAAAACAGATGGAGATTGCAAATAATGCACGATTCTCAATTATAGTTGGGCCTCAAGAACTAGAACAAGGAAATGTTGTTCTCAAAGATATGGTTAATGGAACAGAAGGAACTATTTCTATAGAAAAACTCACAGAGGATCCAAAATCAATTCTTAATTTAGAAACGCTCTAG
- a CDS encoding translation initiation factor IF-6, producing the protein MDIIKYDVYRGPNLGVYIKVNDSIILVPMGFAKTKAENLAKYLDVDIHYTSIANTRLIGALCVMNNKGILLPTTAYQNEYDYLKKETDLEIGILDTKFNALGNVICVNDKGAVVSPWLSKESCKTISDVLGVEVIQKKISGFNQTGVMLATNTTGAIIHPEADEEDMKIIANILGVKIEHSTINNGIPYVSSGILVNNHNIVVGSLTTGPEIMMLTRAFLN; encoded by the coding sequence ATGGATATTATTAAGTATGATGTGTATAGAGGTCCAAATCTTGGTGTTTACATCAAAGTAAATGATAGTATAATTTTAGTTCCAATGGGATTTGCTAAAACAAAAGCAGAGAATCTTGCAAAATATCTTGATGTTGATATTCATTATACCTCAATTGCAAATACCAGATTAATTGGTGCATTATGTGTGATGAATAACAAGGGAATCTTATTGCCAACTACTGCATATCAAAATGAATATGATTATTTGAAAAAAGAGACTGATTTGGAAATAGGTATTCTTGATACAAAATTTAATGCACTTGGAAATGTAATATGTGTAAATGATAAAGGCGCAGTTGTATCTCCGTGGCTATCTAAAGAATCATGTAAGACAATCTCGGATGTACTAGGAGTTGAGGTAATTCAGAAAAAAATTTCAGGGTTTAATCAAACAGGAGTTATGCTTGCTACAAACACTACAGGTGCAATAATCCATCCAGAAGCTGATGAGGAGGATATGAAGATAATAGCAAATATTCTAGGCGTAAAAATTGAGCATAGTACAATTAACAATGGTATTCCATATGTTTCATCAGGTATTCTTGTAAATAACCACAACATAGTTGTCGGCTCACTAACTACAGGTCCTGAAATAATGATGTTAACTAGAGCGTTTCTAAATTAA
- a CDS encoding ferredoxin family protein translates to MAELVIPEDFCQTDKPVGKTSHADGENFHWIWGKGNPNGAAFSNEDVKAAYEARGEKQVPLGIHGTTVAVDWDSCVAAGACMSVCPVQTFQWFRTEKDIPAEKCLGETFEGTGKTEQDERLDYTDKSQPIREHDCTVCMACQEICPEGAIRIESANQEWHEKAAGTYVQMSGGGGPHAHD, encoded by the coding sequence ATGGCAGAACTAGTAATACCAGAAGACTTTTGTCAAACTGATAAACCAGTAGGAAAGACAAGTCATGCAGATGGCGAGAATTTTCACTGGATCTGGGGCAAAGGAAATCCAAATGGTGCAGCATTCTCAAATGAAGATGTGAAGGCAGCTTATGAAGCTAGAGGAGAAAAACAAGTTCCTCTTGGAATTCATGGAACAACCGTCGCAGTAGATTGGGATTCATGTGTTGCTGCTGGTGCATGTATGAGTGTATGTCCAGTTCAAACATTCCAATGGTTCAGGACTGAAAAAGATATTCCTGCAGAAAAATGCTTAGGAGAAACTTTTGAGGGTACTGGAAAAACAGAACAAGATGAAAGATTAGATTATACAGACAAATCACAACCAATCAGAGAACATGATTGTACTGTTTGTATGGCATGTCAAGAAATTTGTCCTGAAGGAGCTATTCGAATTGAATCAGCTAACCAAGAATGGCACGAGAAAGCAGCCGGCACTTATGTTCAAATGAGTGGTGGCGGTGGCCCACACGCACACGATTAA
- a CDS encoding uracil-DNA glycosylase: MKQIESLNKKIASCKKCPRLSVYIRDVAKNKVKRFKEEKYYGKPLSGFGDINAKLLIVGLAPAAHGGNRTGRMFTGDSSGDWLAKVMYKHGFASIPTSQSINDGLVLKNAYITAAVRCAPPQNKPLKEEMHTCFEYLEQEKEILKNITTVLCLGKIAYDAACKLYQRKSEKFGHNKLFEYDKVKILTSYHPSKQNTQTGRLTWSQWSAVFQRAKKLTE; encoded by the coding sequence TTGAAACAGATTGAATCACTAAATAAAAAAATTGCATCTTGCAAAAAATGTCCAAGATTATCAGTCTACATAAGAGATGTTGCAAAAAACAAAGTTAAACGATTCAAAGAAGAAAAATATTATGGTAAACCATTATCAGGATTTGGCGATATAAATGCTAAATTACTAATTGTAGGGTTGGCACCGGCAGCTCATGGAGGAAACAGAACAGGTAGAATGTTCACAGGGGATTCATCAGGTGATTGGCTTGCAAAAGTAATGTACAAACATGGATTTGCTTCAATTCCAACTAGCCAGAGCATAAATGATGGTTTAGTGTTGAAAAATGCATATATTACTGCAGCAGTAAGATGTGCACCACCTCAAAATAAACCATTGAAGGAAGAGATGCATACTTGTTTTGAATATTTAGAGCAAGAAAAAGAAATACTAAAAAATATTACAACCGTTTTGTGTCTTGGAAAAATTGCATATGATGCAGCATGTAAATTATATCAAAGAAAATCAGAAAAATTTGGACACAATAAATTATTCGAATATGATAAAGTCAAAATTCTCACATCATATCATCCTTCAAAACAAAATACACAGACAGGCAGACTTACTTGGAGTCAGTGGTCTGCAGTATTTCAAAGAGCAAAAAAGCTCACAGAATAA